In a single window of the Niabella ginsenosidivorans genome:
- a CDS encoding ATP-dependent Clp protease adaptor ClpS → MNQSGTNPYTKTEAETDVLTAEAPSWQLVVWNDDVNTFDWVIETLMEVCGHTYEQAEQCSLFIHFKGKYAVKEGMYEDLEPMCTAILDRGISATIEELVA, encoded by the coding sequence ATGAATCAATCCGGAACAAATCCATATACAAAAACAGAAGCGGAAACCGATGTGCTTACAGCTGAGGCTCCATCCTGGCAGCTGGTTGTATGGAATGATGATGTAAACACATTTGACTGGGTTATTGAAACATTAATGGAAGTATGCGGTCATACCTATGAACAGGCAGAGCAATGTTCCCTGTTCATCCACTTCAAGGGCAAGTACGCTGTAAAAGAAGGAATGTACGAGGATCTTGAGCCCATGTGCACTGCTATTCTTGACAGAGGCATTTCTGCAACCATTGAAGAACTGGTTGCCTGA
- a CDS encoding GMC oxidoreductase, which produces MAENTYDAIVIGSGISGGWAAKELTEKGLKVIMLERGKNIEHVKDYVNAGKAPWEFAHRGSKTQQMIKDHPVLNRDYPLNETNLDWWVDEKESPYTEIKRFDWFRGYHVGGRSLLWGRQSYRWSDLDFEANAKDGIAIDWPVRYKEIAPWYDYVEKFAGISGNRDGIAHLPDGQFMPGMEMTVVEKDFAAKIKGLYQGQRHVIIGRTANITQPLPGRTNCQYRNKCWLGCPFGAYFSTQSSTLPAAMKTGNLTLRPMSIVTKILYDKDKKRATGVEVLDATDNKTYTYNAKIIFLNASTLNSTWILLNSATDVWPGGLGSSSGELGHNLMDHHLGVGASGRVEGYEDKYTYGRRANGIYIPRFRNINGEKRDYIRGFGYQGGGSRGRGNASAEELSIGVGLKEALTEPGSWSIGIGGFGEILPYHENKVTLDKDKKDKWGLNVLAIDSEWKENERKMRVDMKNDAIEMLEKFGAKDVQGREGDGTIGRGIHEMGTARMGADPKTSVLNKWNQIWDAPNVFVTDGSFMVSANCVNPSLTYMAFTARAVDHAVEELKKQNL; this is translated from the coding sequence ATGGCAGAAAATACGTACGACGCGATTGTCATCGGCAGCGGTATTTCCGGAGGGTGGGCTGCAAAAGAGCTCACTGAAAAAGGATTAAAAGTGATCATGCTTGAACGGGGCAAGAATATTGAGCATGTCAAAGATTATGTTAACGCCGGCAAAGCCCCCTGGGAGTTCGCGCACCGGGGCAGTAAAACGCAGCAGATGATCAAGGATCATCCCGTTTTAAACCGCGATTACCCTTTGAACGAAACCAACCTTGACTGGTGGGTTGATGAAAAAGAATCGCCTTATACAGAAATAAAACGTTTCGACTGGTTCCGGGGGTACCATGTTGGCGGACGCTCTTTATTATGGGGCCGTCAGAGTTACCGGTGGTCCGACCTGGATTTTGAAGCCAATGCGAAAGATGGGATAGCTATAGACTGGCCGGTACGTTATAAAGAAATTGCGCCCTGGTATGACTATGTAGAAAAGTTTGCAGGTATCAGCGGCAACCGTGACGGTATTGCACATTTACCGGACGGGCAATTTATGCCAGGAATGGAAATGACCGTAGTGGAAAAAGATTTTGCAGCTAAAATAAAAGGCCTGTACCAGGGGCAGCGTCATGTGATTATCGGCCGTACAGCCAATATTACCCAGCCCTTACCGGGGCGTACCAATTGTCAGTACCGGAACAAATGCTGGCTGGGCTGTCCGTTTGGTGCCTACTTCAGCACCCAGTCATCCACCTTGCCGGCAGCAATGAAAACCGGCAATCTTACGTTGCGCCCGATGAGCATTGTTACAAAAATCTTGTACGACAAGGATAAAAAACGTGCTACCGGTGTGGAAGTGCTGGATGCTACTGATAACAAAACGTACACTTATAATGCAAAGATCATCTTCCTGAATGCTTCTACGCTAAACAGTACCTGGATCTTATTGAATTCAGCTACTGATGTTTGGCCGGGAGGTTTGGGAAGTTCCAGCGGTGAACTGGGACATAACCTGATGGACCACCATCTGGGGGTAGGCGCATCCGGTCGTGTGGAAGGGTATGAAGATAAATACACTTACGGGCGTCGTGCCAATGGTATTTATATTCCGCGTTTCCGGAATATAAATGGTGAAAAACGCGACTATATCCGGGGTTTTGGGTATCAGGGCGGTGGCAGCAGAGGCCGCGGTAACGCTTCCGCTGAAGAGCTTTCTATTGGTGTGGGCTTAAAAGAGGCCTTAACAGAACCAGGCAGCTGGAGCATTGGTATCGGAGGTTTTGGCGAAATATTACCTTATCATGAAAATAAGGTGACACTGGATAAGGATAAAAAAGATAAATGGGGATTGAATGTATTGGCCATTGATTCGGAATGGAAAGAGAATGAGCGGAAAATGCGGGTGGATATGAAAAATGACGCTATTGAAATGCTGGAAAAATTTGGCGCTAAAGATGTTCAGGGAAGAGAAGGCGATGGTACTATTGGCCGGGGTATCCATGAAATGGGTACTGCGCGTATGGGAGCAGATCCCAAAACGTCTGTACTGAATAAATGGAACCAGATCTGGGATGCTCCGAATGTATTTGTAACCGATGGGTCTTTTATGGTTTCAGCCAACTGCGTAAACCCATCGTTAACCTACATGGCCTTTACTGCCCGTGCCGTGGATCATGCGGTAGAAGAGTTGAAAAAACAAAACCTTTAA
- a CDS encoding gluconate 2-dehydrogenase subunit 3 family protein: MNRRDALTRVGLLLGGSIIGAEAFLSGCKASSSKAAGFSAENIALLDEVGETIIPTTPDSPGAKAAQIGEFMKTIVNDCYTENQQKTFTEGIDQLKKACKDKYKKDFVSLSPAEKTEFLTALDKEAKDYVNTEDYKKKKAAFDQQQDDWVKAEEAKKNFGASHLKESFPPHYFSMIKQLTLWGYFTSKPGATQALRYMETPGKFDGAYPYKKGDKAWAL; encoded by the coding sequence ATGAACAGGAGAGATGCTTTAACACGCGTAGGCCTTTTATTAGGCGGCAGCATTATTGGGGCCGAAGCCTTTTTGTCAGGATGTAAAGCCAGCAGTTCCAAGGCTGCGGGCTTTTCTGCTGAGAATATCGCATTGCTGGATGAAGTAGGCGAAACGATCATACCGACAACTCCCGATTCTCCGGGCGCCAAGGCGGCACAGATAGGTGAGTTTATGAAAACGATCGTAAATGATTGTTACACTGAAAACCAGCAAAAAACATTTACAGAAGGGATCGATCAGCTAAAAAAAGCCTGCAAGGACAAATATAAAAAAGACTTTGTCAGCTTATCACCGGCCGAAAAAACAGAGTTCCTTACTGCCCTGGATAAAGAGGCTAAAGACTATGTAAATACAGAAGATTATAAAAAGAAAAAGGCGGCTTTTGACCAGCAGCAGGATGACTGGGTAAAAGCAGAAGAGGCTAAAAAGAATTTTGGAGCTTCCCATTTAAAGGAAAGCTTTCCGCCTCATTATTTTTCAATGATAAAACAACTGACCCTTTGGGGGTACTTTACTTCCAAACCGGGCGCTACGCAGGCTTTGCGGTATATGGAGACCCCGGGGAAATTTGATGGGGCTTATCCGTATAAGAAAGGAGATAAAGCCTGGGCGCTGTAA
- a CDS encoding sugar phosphate isomerase/epimerase family protein: MSIKRKEFLQQAAVLSAGLLGARSVFAAVKPSRYEISLAEWSLHRALFNKEITNLDFPRIAKKDFGISIVEYVNVFFKDKAEDTAYLNQLLAVCKDNGVSNHLIMCDGEGELGNINDAERKKAVENHYKWVHAAKYLGCRTIRVNAAGKGTPEEVAKAAVDGLSSLADYAAKENINVIVENHGGNSSNGKWMAGVMKTINKKNMGTLPDLGNFCLKYGENWKCVEEYDRYQGVKELIPFAKGVSAKTHDFDAAGNCIETDYKKMFDIIDQSGFRGIVGIEYEGEQLGEHEGIKKTRELLKKVIGV; the protein is encoded by the coding sequence ATGTCAATAAAACGAAAAGAATTTCTTCAGCAGGCAGCTGTATTGTCTGCAGGACTATTGGGAGCCCGTTCTGTATTTGCAGCGGTAAAGCCCTCCCGTTATGAAATATCATTAGCAGAGTGGTCCCTGCACAGAGCCTTGTTTAATAAAGAGATCACTAACCTGGATTTTCCGCGCATTGCAAAAAAAGATTTTGGGATATCTATTGTAGAGTATGTAAATGTTTTTTTTAAGGACAAAGCAGAAGATACGGCTTATTTGAACCAGTTGCTGGCTGTATGCAAAGATAATGGTGTCAGCAATCACCTGATTATGTGCGATGGGGAAGGAGAACTGGGCAATATCAATGACGCCGAGAGAAAAAAGGCGGTAGAAAATCATTATAAATGGGTGCATGCAGCAAAATATCTTGGCTGCAGGACCATACGGGTGAATGCTGCAGGTAAGGGTACGCCGGAAGAAGTGGCAAAAGCGGCAGTGGATGGATTAAGCAGCCTTGCAGATTATGCCGCTAAAGAAAACATCAATGTGATCGTGGAAAACCATGGGGGCAACTCCTCCAATGGAAAATGGATGGCGGGTGTTATGAAAACGATCAACAAAAAAAATATGGGTACCCTGCCCGATCTTGGCAATTTCTGCCTGAAATATGGAGAGAACTGGAAGTGTGTGGAGGAGTATGACCGCTACCAGGGGGTAAAAGAGCTGATCCCTTTTGCCAAGGGCGTAAGTGCCAAAACACACGACTTTGATGCAGCCGGCAATTGCATAGAAACAGATTATAAGAAGATGTTTGATATCATCGATCAGTCAGGTTTTCGTGGGATTGTTGGCATTGAATATGAAGGTGAACAGTTGGGAGAGCATGAAGGAATCAAAAAAACACGGGAGCTGTTAAAAAAAGTGATCGGAGTATAG
- the abc-f gene encoding ribosomal protection-like ABC-F family protein encodes MHYVSAEGLEKSYGIQPLFSDISFHIEEGDKIAIVARNGTGKSTLLKILAGRETPDKGKLWIHKDVEAILFEQEPTLDETLSVSENIFFHDNPIVQAIREYELATESNDAERIGAALAKLDELNAWDFDARVKQIFGRLNIHQLDQKVSILSGGQKKRVALARTLIDIGFEHRHVLLIMDEPTNHLDVSMVEWLEHFLGKEHVTLVLVTHDRYFLDAVCNEIWEIEGSTLYEHKGDYEYYLEKKAQRIENLNATIDKAKNLYRRELEWMRKQPKARTTKSRSREQNFYAIEKTAKQQVTDDQVQLQMKMNRLGGKIAEMKKVYKAFGTKKILDGFDYTFKKGERVGIIGRNGAGKSTFINILQGIDAPDSGKINIGDTVVFGNYSQQGLVIKEDLRVIEFVKNIAENFPLANGGTLSAAQFLQLFLFDPDKQYTYISKLSGGEKRRLHLLSILFRNPNFLILDEPTNDLDLPTLSVLENFLSDYPGCLLIVSHDRYFMDRLVDHLLVFEGNGVIKDFPGNYTQYRLQEKAAPAGTPASKQNAPEKPEPAVSKPGGKKISFKEKREYELLGKEIAELTSEKEAIAAQLANSDLGFEELEQLSRRIGEVATLLDEKELRWLELSELIEG; translated from the coding sequence ATGCATTACGTTTCAGCAGAAGGATTAGAAAAAAGTTATGGTATCCAGCCCTTATTTTCAGACATCTCATTCCATATTGAGGAAGGAGATAAAATAGCCATTGTTGCCCGTAACGGAACAGGGAAATCCACTTTATTAAAAATACTGGCCGGCCGCGAAACTCCTGATAAGGGGAAACTCTGGATTCATAAAGATGTTGAAGCAATCCTTTTTGAACAGGAGCCTACCCTGGATGAAACGCTCTCTGTATCAGAAAATATTTTTTTTCATGACAATCCCATTGTGCAGGCGATCAGGGAATACGAACTGGCCACTGAAAGCAACGATGCAGAACGTATAGGTGCTGCATTGGCAAAGCTGGACGAGCTGAACGCCTGGGATTTTGATGCCAGGGTAAAACAGATCTTTGGCAGATTAAATATACACCAACTGGATCAAAAGGTAAGCATACTGAGCGGCGGCCAGAAAAAGCGGGTAGCCCTCGCCCGGACCCTGATCGATATTGGCTTTGAGCACAGGCATGTATTGCTGATCATGGATGAACCTACCAACCATTTGGATGTGAGCATGGTAGAATGGCTGGAACATTTCCTGGGAAAAGAGCACGTAACATTGGTATTGGTAACGCACGACCGGTATTTTCTGGATGCCGTTTGCAATGAAATATGGGAAATAGAAGGCAGTACGCTCTATGAGCATAAAGGAGATTATGAATATTACCTTGAAAAAAAAGCACAGCGCATTGAAAACCTGAACGCAACCATTGACAAGGCCAAAAACCTTTACCGCAGGGAACTGGAATGGATGCGCAAACAGCCCAAGGCACGCACTACCAAGTCCAGGAGCAGGGAACAAAATTTCTATGCTATCGAAAAAACTGCCAAACAACAGGTAACTGACGATCAGGTACAGCTGCAAATGAAAATGAACCGCCTGGGCGGCAAGATTGCAGAAATGAAAAAGGTTTACAAGGCCTTTGGTACCAAAAAAATACTGGACGGTTTTGATTATACCTTTAAAAAGGGCGAACGGGTCGGTATCATTGGCAGGAACGGGGCAGGGAAGTCGACCTTCATTAATATACTTCAGGGCATTGATGCTCCGGACAGCGGTAAGATCAACATCGGGGATACGGTGGTATTCGGCAATTATTCCCAGCAGGGACTGGTCATAAAAGAAGATCTGCGGGTGATTGAATTTGTAAAAAACATAGCGGAAAATTTCCCGCTTGCCAATGGCGGCACTTTAAGCGCCGCACAGTTCCTGCAATTATTTTTGTTTGATCCAGATAAGCAATATACCTATATCAGTAAGCTGAGCGGTGGTGAAAAAAGACGGCTGCACCTGCTTTCCATTTTGTTCCGTAATCCCAATTTCCTGATACTGGATGAGCCTACCAACGACCTGGACCTCCCTACTCTTTCTGTGCTGGAAAACTTTTTAAGCGATTATCCCGGGTGCTTGCTGATCGTATCTCACGACCGGTATTTCATGGACCGGCTGGTAGACCACTTACTGGTCTTTGAAGGGAACGGAGTCATTAAAGACTTCCCCGGTAATTATACCCAATACCGTTTGCAGGAGAAAGCAGCACCTGCCGGAACGCCTGCCTCCAAACAAAATGCGCCAGAAAAACCAGAGCCTGCAGTTTCAAAACCTGGCGGCAAAAAGATCTCTTTTAAAGAAAAAAGGGAATATGAGCTCCTGGGAAAAGAGATCGCGGAACTGACCAGCGAAAAGGAAGCCATTGCCGCACAGTTAGCGAACAGCGATCTTGGATTTGAGGAACTGGAACAATTATCCCGCCGCATCGGCGAAGTCGCCACTTTGCTGGATGAAAAAGAGCTGCGCTGGCTGGAATTAAGTGAGTTAATTGAAGGCTAA
- a CDS encoding erythromycin esterase family protein yields MRHCILYLFSYLLIIKIYGQGAIKKYVADHTIEIRTIDPASTEYSDLQPLGNAIGNAQVVMLGEQDHGDAAAFAAKTRIIKYLHEQKGFDVLAFESDLFALTEGWDQVSKEKAAINPFLKNNIYYLWTRCSACSYLFYNYIAETHTGKAPLQITGFDSQMALQYSKAHLGFSLDTALKNRNIPSVIGESSYKNFVTVVDSLILKAGNIDGPARSELNTCLDKIEAELLQQQKNDYWLLIIKNLKAFANNGNKTRDAAMAMNLDWVIKNKYPDKKIIVWAANGHIMKYTDRIKSNKKYFDRVVWYNMGTRFVQMNHWADRTYVIGFDADKGTGQRIFGNVYEVEKSKTNSVEAYIPSAIQYGFVDFKKYNQNVADNNEKFWLKSPSHFYLPVLIPWNKVYDGLFFIRTMYPCQPIQ; encoded by the coding sequence ATGAGGCACTGCATTCTTTACCTTTTCAGTTACCTTCTTATAATTAAGATCTATGGCCAGGGTGCCATTAAAAAATATGTGGCCGACCACACTATTGAGATCAGAACAATTGATCCGGCATCCACGGAATACAGCGACCTGCAACCTCTAGGAAATGCCATCGGCAATGCACAGGTGGTCATGCTTGGGGAACAGGATCATGGTGACGCTGCTGCCTTTGCAGCCAAGACCCGCATCATAAAATACCTACATGAGCAAAAAGGGTTCGATGTATTGGCATTTGAATCTGATCTCTTCGCTTTAACCGAAGGATGGGACCAGGTCTCCAAAGAAAAAGCCGCCATCAATCCATTTCTGAAAAACAATATCTATTATTTGTGGACGCGATGCAGTGCCTGCTCCTATTTGTTTTATAATTATATTGCTGAAACCCATACGGGGAAAGCTCCATTACAAATAACAGGATTTGACTCTCAAATGGCCTTACAATACAGTAAGGCCCATCTTGGTTTTAGTCTGGACACTGCATTAAAGAACAGGAATATCCCATCAGTAATCGGAGAATCCAGTTACAAAAATTTTGTTACGGTTGTTGATTCACTGATTTTAAAAGCGGGCAATATCGATGGCCCTGCCAGATCCGAACTGAATACCTGTTTAGACAAAATAGAAGCTGAATTGCTGCAACAACAAAAAAACGATTACTGGCTGCTGATCATAAAGAATTTAAAGGCTTTTGCAAACAACGGAAACAAGACGAGGGACGCCGCTATGGCAATGAATCTTGACTGGGTCATAAAGAATAAATATCCTGACAAAAAAATTATCGTTTGGGCAGCCAATGGCCATATTATGAAATATACTGATCGCATAAAATCGAATAAAAAATACTTTGACAGAGTGGTTTGGTACAATATGGGTACCCGGTTTGTACAGATGAATCATTGGGCCGACAGAACCTATGTAATAGGGTTTGATGCAGATAAGGGTACCGGGCAACGGATTTTTGGCAATGTATATGAGGTGGAAAAATCAAAAACGAACAGTGTAGAAGCATATATACCCTCTGCTATTCAGTACGGCTTTGTTGACTTTAAAAAATACAATCAAAATGTTGCTGACAACAACGAGAAATTCTGGCTGAAAAGCCCGTCTCATTTTTATTTGCCTGTTCTGATACCCTGGAACAAGGTCTATGATGGGCTATTTTTTATACGCACCATGTATCCCTGCCAGCCAATACAATAG
- a CDS encoding SDR family oxidoreductase, with protein MLLSLHNKKALVGASSNGLGKAIALQLAASGATVTLLARNEAALKQVLAQLPVPDDQQHQYLVTDFSDIDSFKKKIDDYFSSNQADILVNNTSGPAPGTALDKKDEDYVAAFNLLFRTVQYTTEKALPNMIANNFGRIINLTSRSVKEPIEALALSNTIRSAVVTWGKTLSTQVAPYNITVNNILTGNFETDRIIELYEREAAARHLSLEAYKKEALNTIPMKRLGQPEEMGYLVTFLASQQAAYITGTSIAIDGGLIKSV; from the coding sequence ATGCTCCTAAGCTTACACAATAAAAAGGCGCTTGTTGGCGCCAGCAGCAATGGTCTTGGTAAAGCAATTGCCCTTCAGTTAGCCGCAAGCGGTGCTACCGTAACGTTACTGGCCCGTAACGAAGCTGCATTAAAGCAGGTACTCGCCCAGCTGCCGGTACCGGATGACCAGCAGCACCAGTACCTGGTTACTGATTTTTCGGACATCGATTCTTTTAAAAAGAAGATCGACGATTATTTTTCTTCCAACCAGGCAGATATCCTGGTTAACAATACCAGCGGACCGGCTCCCGGAACAGCCCTGGATAAAAAGGACGAAGATTATGTAGCGGCCTTTAACCTCCTGTTCAGAACCGTTCAGTATACCACTGAAAAGGCATTGCCGAATATGATCGCCAACAACTTCGGACGCATCATCAACCTTACTTCTCGGTCAGTGAAAGAGCCTATTGAGGCCTTAGCCTTATCCAATACCATCCGCTCAGCAGTAGTCACCTGGGGTAAAACCTTATCAACACAGGTTGCCCCATATAATATTACGGTCAATAATATCCTTACCGGCAACTTTGAAACCGATCGCATCATTGAGCTATATGAACGTGAAGCCGCCGCCCGGCACCTGTCACTGGAAGCATACAAAAAGGAAGCGCTGAATACCATTCCCATGAAGCGCCTGGGCCAGCCGGAAGAGATGGGGTATCTGGTTACGTTCCTTGCCTCTCAGCAGGCAGCTTATATAACCGGCACCAGCATAGCCATTGATGGAGGATTGATCAAAAGTGTATGA
- a CDS encoding M1 family metallopeptidase, which translates to MKKIFTIFFLTIVNIGFAQDSSYWQQYLKYDMEATLNDKDNSITAKETITYKNNSPETLPFIWFHLWPNGYKNDSTALFKQIRNDLSRKEKLGKIIYGFIEGLDFKVNGKTAKTQPHPNPEYIDIIKVVLPEPLKPGATATIATGFKVKLPSYFSRSGFADGEYMICQWYPKPAVFDKKGWHEFPYLDMGEFYSEYADYNVKLTVPADYVVGATGVMQNKEELEYYKSIGKKNTENRTNQITYKPLKTGSKTLHYIAQDVPDFAWFAEKGLIIEYDTIQLKDKTVDAFTYYHNNPNTLWNNSIDYVKDAVHHYSNWIGAYEYPAVQAFEGPKNNASGGMEYPMITLITSPDAKKESLDGVIAHEVGHNWFMSMLGSNERMHTWQDEGMNSYYQFRYEAEKYRSNSMMGEIPDEVRKLPQNQFQDRVYGAMTQIPMNTPMETPSADFKTSEDYALSSYIKPALWIYLLEHQFGQDKVDKAFQQYFNDWKNKHPQPEDMKASFEKSLGTNLDQFFNLLNKQGSLLQ; encoded by the coding sequence ATGAAGAAAATTTTTACGATCTTTTTCCTAACTATTGTAAACATCGGATTTGCACAGGACAGCAGTTATTGGCAGCAATACCTGAAATATGACATGGAAGCAACGCTTAACGACAAAGACAACAGCATTACCGCAAAAGAAACCATCACCTATAAAAACAATTCTCCGGAAACATTACCCTTTATCTGGTTCCATCTCTGGCCCAATGGTTATAAAAATGACTCCACAGCGCTTTTTAAACAAATAAGGAATGATCTTTCCCGTAAAGAGAAGCTGGGAAAGATCATTTACGGATTCATTGAGGGGCTTGATTTTAAAGTAAACGGGAAAACGGCAAAAACACAACCGCACCCAAACCCTGAGTATATTGATATCATAAAAGTGGTATTGCCCGAGCCATTAAAACCAGGCGCTACAGCAACCATCGCTACCGGCTTCAAAGTAAAGCTTCCTTCTTATTTTTCAAGATCGGGGTTTGCAGACGGGGAATACATGATCTGCCAGTGGTACCCCAAACCCGCGGTATTTGATAAGAAGGGATGGCATGAATTTCCTTACCTGGACATGGGCGAGTTCTATAGCGAGTATGCGGATTATAATGTAAAGCTGACTGTTCCTGCCGATTACGTGGTAGGCGCTACAGGCGTAATGCAGAATAAGGAGGAGCTGGAGTATTATAAATCCATAGGCAAAAAAAACACAGAGAACCGTACTAACCAGATAACATATAAACCCCTGAAAACAGGCTCCAAAACATTGCATTATATTGCTCAGGATGTTCCGGATTTCGCCTGGTTTGCAGAGAAGGGGCTGATCATTGAATATGATACCATACAGCTAAAGGATAAAACGGTAGATGCCTTTACCTATTATCATAACAATCCGAACACCCTTTGGAATAACAGTATTGATTATGTAAAGGATGCCGTTCACCATTACAGTAACTGGATCGGAGCCTATGAATATCCTGCCGTGCAGGCCTTTGAAGGGCCCAAGAACAATGCCAGCGGCGGAATGGAATATCCTATGATCACTCTTATTACAAGTCCGGATGCAAAAAAAGAAAGCCTGGATGGTGTCATTGCGCATGAAGTAGGGCACAACTGGTTTATGAGCATGCTGGGGAGCAATGAACGGATGCATACCTGGCAGGATGAGGGTATGAACTCCTATTACCAGTTCCGCTATGAAGCCGAGAAATACCGTTCCAATTCCATGATGGGAGAAATACCTGATGAGGTGCGGAAATTACCGCAAAACCAGTTCCAGGACAGGGTGTATGGCGCTATGACGCAGATACCCATGAATACGCCTATGGAAACGCCGTCGGCTGATTTTAAAACATCCGAAGACTATGCATTAAGCTCTTATATTAAACCGGCATTATGGATCTACCTGCTGGAACACCAGTTTGGGCAGGACAAGGTAGACAAAGCCTTCCAGCAGTATTTCAATGACTGGAAAAACAAGCACCCCCAGCCGGAAGACATGAAAGCCTCTTTTGAAAAAAGCCTGGGTACTAATCTTGATCAGTTCTTTAACCTTTTAAACAAGCAGGGAAGCCTGCTCCAGTAA
- a CDS encoding SRPBCC family protein, with the protein MKRYINVAIALTALLFICKAAVANDFRLVKTANGVSLYERWVPHNGHTVRELKAAFEAPGVGLPDIIRLLKDADKGSVWNTRASQYKITRTKNNNIWLNYIRYKLPWPMDDQDCSLKFEAYPGSNSISFESVLHPVYPRLKNVSRLEGTSGSWMIENSANNKVRITYQILTNKSTDVPRWISDLIVYDQIITMLSKFKILLSNQ; encoded by the coding sequence ATGAAAAGATACATCAACGTAGCCATTGCGTTAACGGCGCTGCTGTTTATATGCAAAGCTGCAGTTGCAAATGATTTCAGACTGGTAAAGACAGCGAACGGGGTATCGTTGTATGAGCGGTGGGTACCACATAACGGGCATACGGTGCGGGAACTGAAAGCTGCTTTTGAAGCGCCCGGGGTAGGACTGCCGGATATAATAAGGCTGCTGAAAGATGCTGATAAAGGAAGCGTATGGAATACCAGGGCTAGTCAATATAAAATAACCAGGACGAAGAACAATAATATTTGGCTGAATTATATCCGTTATAAACTTCCCTGGCCTATGGACGACCAAGATTGCAGTTTGAAATTTGAGGCATACCCTGGTTCCAATAGTATATCTTTTGAAAGTGTCCTGCACCCGGTGTATCCCCGGTTAAAAAATGTTTCAAGACTGGAAGGTACCAGTGGAAGCTGGATGATTGAGAACAGCGCCAATAACAAAGTAAGAATAACCTACCAGATTCTAACCAATAAAAGCACTGACGTGCCCAGATGGATTTCCGACCTTATTGTATATGATCAGATAATAACAATGTTGTCGAAATTTAAAATATTGTTGTCTAACCAATAA
- a CDS encoding SDR family NAD(P)-dependent oxidoreductase translates to MNKRYTLITGAGSGLGSALAFSCAQRGMNLILITLPGTSIGKMAAALERVFDITVHYLEFDLTNTASFDESVEKIRSMEVDFLINNAGMGGTASILNCSSEHIDKIIQLNIRCTALLTQKLLPQLLRHKKSYLLNIASMAAFSPIAYKTVYPASKAFISSFSLGLREELQEQGLSVSVAYPGPIMTNSNTSQRILLHGFKGRMGLFSTQDLAEKLIRQTLEGKAIIIPGVWNRVNQRLMGLIPPTLKVRLISGAVKQELKIAR, encoded by the coding sequence ATGAATAAAAGGTATACTTTAATAACAGGAGCTGGCAGCGGGCTGGGTAGCGCTTTGGCGTTTAGCTGCGCCCAACGTGGGATGAACCTGATCTTAATAACGCTTCCCGGTACTTCTATAGGAAAAATGGCAGCTGCGCTGGAGCGGGTTTTTGATATAACGGTTCACTACCTGGAGTTTGATCTGACAAATACAGCCTCGTTTGATGAATCTGTTGAAAAAATAAGATCAATGGAAGTTGATTTTCTGATCAACAATGCCGGAATGGGTGGCACGGCTTCCATTTTAAATTGTTCTTCAGAGCATATTGATAAAATTATCCAGTTAAATATCCGTTGTACGGCATTACTGACCCAAAAGCTATTGCCACAGCTTTTAAGGCATAAAAAAAGTTATTTGCTGAATATTGCCAGTATGGCAGCTTTTTCGCCTATTGCGTACAAAACCGTATATCCGGCCTCCAAAGCATTCATCTCTTCGTTTTCATTAGGGCTGCGTGAAGAGCTGCAGGAGCAGGGATTGTCTGTCAGCGTAGCCTATCCGGGGCCCATTATGACCAATTCCAATACCTCCCAGCGGATCTTGCTTCATGGTTTTAAAGGAAGAATGGGGCTTTTCTCCACACAGGATCTTGCTGAGAAACTGATCAGGCAAACACTTGAAGGAAAAGCCATCATCATCCCGGGCGTATGGAACAGGGTAAATCAACGGTTAATGGGATTGATTCCACCGACACTAAAAGTCCGGTTGATTTCAGGTGCCGTAAAACAGGAACTAAAAATAGCCCGGTAA